The Brassica napus cultivar Da-Ae chromosome C1, Da-Ae, whole genome shotgun sequence DNA segment atactttgatcttaacattaaATTGGTTAGTTATGTGGTTCTGGAAATTAATAAAGGCATCTAGCACTCtatctttagtttgaatcaTAGTTATccaagtatattttgatttttgatcaataaaagtgacaaaatatctatgattctccctagatatgcatggtgcagtccaaacatcagaatgtataagatcaaagcaattttcatagatAGTAGATGACTTAGGAAACACAGTCTTGCAATGTTTGCCTAGGATACATGCTTCACAGCCATCATTTTTAAAGGAAATATCAGGAAGCAGCAGGTTTAGTGCACGAgaatggggatgacctagtctagcatgccataaaacACTTTTATCTAAAACAGGAATTGAACTGAAAGCTGAAGATAAATTGGAAACAGTTTTGGTGTCTTCAAGTAGGTACAAGTCATCCTTTGTAAcaccttttccaatcaacttaagagtctcaatatcctgaaaaaTAACctcattaggactaaaaatcACATTACAATTTAAATCAGTGGTAGCTCTTTTGacagataataaatttgatgcaaaagatggcatgtaaaatgcttttGTATCTTTTTCAAATAGCTTAAGAGTTCCTACACCTTTAATTggtattttatctccatttgcaatcactACATTACCTAATACGGGTTCTACATTACTAATCAACTtagcatcactaatcatgtggtgagaggctcctgagtctatgactaaAGGTTTAATACCACTAGATGAATGAGATGCATGTAGAGAAGTAACCATAACTCTAGGCGGTTTATATGATGCACTAAGGGAAataccaagtgtgttaccagaCTCTTTTAGAGCTTTGATGAGAGCCTCAAGGTCTGACTTCTTGATAGATTCATCTCGTGTAGTTCTCACAGCTGAGCAGCCACTGAAAGACAGTGTCTTTCCTTCACTAGCACCATTAGTGCACTTAGGAGTAGATGGCTCTCCTACTTCACCAGAGAAGTTTGCCCTTGCATCTGCATATGGAGTCCGAAATTTCTGAGGTTTGAGGTGTGGATGGAGGATCCAACATTTGTCTTTGCCATGACCCTTCTTCTTACAGTGATCACACACCCAAATCTTCTTATCTTCTGGTTTGTAGTACCCTTTGTTAGCTACGCCTTCTGGTTTGGTCTTTGCCCCTTCAGCTTGATTTACCATGATGAGCTCTCCCTTTCTCCCAAAGAGTCCAACTGATCCTTGCTCCTTTTGGATCTGAGAGCACACTTCATCTAGAGATGGGAGCTCATGTCCTCTTAGGATGTGTTTGATCAAGTCATTATACGCAGGGTTTAGAGTGAAGAGAAGCGCAAAGactttatcttgctctcttctctgGTTCAGTACTTCAGGATCCAGAgtacttggcctcaacatctctagttcAGCCCACAAAGACCTAAACTTTCCAAAGTGTTTATCAAACTCAGTATCCTCTTGACACAAGTTGTTGATAGccctcttgacttcaaacactctaCTGATGTTGGAGACATTTCCAAACACCTTTTGAAGTGTATCCCACAGATCTTTAGAAGTTTCACAGTAGGAGTAAGCTTCCAAGATTGCGGGTTCAAGACTGTTGTGGATGATAGATAACACCATGAGATCTTCTTGAACTCTTTTCTTATCACCAGCTTCAGCCACCACTATCTCCTtaccatcctctcctaggataGTCTTCTTCTTAAGGCCTCTgccttcttcaacaatttcCCAGAGACCTCTGCCTCCAAGAGCTGTCTTAGTTAGCCTTGCCCAAAGTAAGTAGTTAGCtcccttgagagtaactggaATCACAACCATCTTTGAATTTCCTCCAGAATCCATTAAGAACAGCTTCGCAATGAGAAGaacaaagtaattttttttttttttaagaaaaaaaataaatagaaacaaaGTGAAAGATTGCGGAAGACTTAGGTTTCAAGAGcttgtggctctgataccatgagattttatgagaattaagaaagaaaagagaaattaaATGAAGAACATGAAAACTAATGAGAGACTTTCTTGAAAGATAATGAGAAAGATggaattgaattgcttgatTGTTTCATGTATCAAGAGTACCTATATATACATCAAATGGGGAGCCAAAACAAAGAGGCTCTCATGCACTAAGTGAGGCTCCCTTGCACTAAGTGAGGCTCCCTTGCACTAAGGAGAGGCTCTCATACACTAACTAAATAAAGAAATGATAGTGCATGATATGTGGGCATAATACTCCACGCAACTTCATTTTACATTTACAACAATTTACATTCATAAGTTTACTTATCTTTTCTTTATGATCAACACAAACAACATCAATACCGTATACTCTTTCCTTAAATTgcgaatatatatataggccGGATTTTGTGGAGTACGCAAATTTCACGTTCCACGAATATGGGGACAAAGTGAAAAACTGGATTACGTTCAACGAGCCATGGGTCTTTAGCCGTTCAGGCTACGACGTTGGGAAGAAAGCACCGGGACGTTGTTCTCCGTACATCAAAGACTTTGGGCATCTTTGCCAAGATGGACGGTCAGGATTCGAGGCTTATGTCGTTAGTCACAATCTTCTCGTCAGTCACGCTGAAGCAGTTGACGCTTTCAGAAAGTGCGAGAAGGTGAAAAAACGAAACAAAAGACGAGTGAActgattttttattctttaatttctcatttattttggtttttcgaTTCTTAAAAGTGCAAAGGTGGTAAAATCGGGATTGCTCATAGCCCGGCTTGGTTTGAACCAGAAGATGTGGAGGGAGGTCAACGTACCGTAGACCGTGTGCTTGACTTCATCATGGGCTGGTAAACATACGAAATCATCAGTTCCTGATCTTTTGTTATtctgtatgtatatatacacattcaAATGTACGAATCATGATACTCTTCAGGCATTTGGATCCTACGACGTACGGAGATTATCCTCAAAGTATGAAAGATGCGGTCGGAGCTAGATTGCCCAAATTTACAAAAGCCCAAAAGGCAAAACTGAAAGGGTCAGCTGACTTCGTGGGAATAAACTATTACAGTTCCTTCTATGCAAAGGCAAGCGAAAAGCCTGATTATCGGCAACCATCTTGGGCTACAGATTCTCTAGTCGAGTTTGAACGTAAGATTCATTCATGTTCACGTATTAAAAGTAGATTGCTATTTACGTATGAGTGAAAATCTATGCAGGTAAGAATATTACATATTGTTCATTcaataactaattttatttgCTCTTTTTACATGTTCAGCCAAGACTGTTGATGGATCCGTTAAGATTGGTAGCCAGGTTGACACTTGCTTCTTAACCTTATGTAGTTCtaaattacattttaattaCTTTATCCTTTCTTCTATATTTTGTAGCCCAGCACTGCTAAGATGGCTGTATACGCGGCGGGTTTGAGGAAGCTTGTAAAATACATAAAGGACAGATATGGCAACCCTGAGATCATAATTACCGAGAATGGTTTTTCTCAatatttgaaatgttttttattatagtatgaatttaatatttttattatgtttattgaATTTTCCTATTTCTTATAGGTTATGGAGAGGACCTTGGCGAGAAAGATACAGATCATAGCGTTGCTCTCAATGATCACAACAGGAAATACTATCACCAGAGGCATCTTTTGGCCCTACATCAGGCTATATGGTGAGATCAATTAAATAATTTGTGGTAGGCAATGATGCTTAATTATACATGTTGTTTTCCCATTTACATATTTGATCCTTGCTGTATCTTGTAGTGAAGACAAGGTGAATGTTACATCTTATTTCGTGTGGTCATTAATGGACAACTTCGAGTGGCAAGACGGGTACACAGCTAGGTTTGGTCTCTATTACATCGACTTCCAGAACAACTTGACTCGTATGGAGAAAGAATCTGCAAAATGGTTCTCTGAATTCCTCAAACCGGGCCTAAAACAGAAATCATCCAAGTCGACGTTCAGCGAGGAGCTCTAGATTCAACTTCTCTACATGATCTCTCAAAGCTTTAGTCACATGGGAAAGTAAAAGAAGAATGAGTTTGTGTTGGAGTTCTTCTCATGTTGTTTAGTTTCTGGTGCAATGTAATTAGAAGTCTCTTCAATAAAGAAACATGGGTTACTATACCCAAATATGTGTATACCTCCGAAATCCAAAACTTCTTTATGCTTGCAAGAATATGTTGCTAGAGTACTAGTCGTGTCATTATCAGTATTTCCATGTTCGTACCTACTGCATTCAAGTTGATTAAACTCTGATACTAAATTTGCCATGCATCCACTTGGAAATAAAGCTTAAAACTGATAATTCTGAtaaccaccaaagaaagaagagaaatctACGTACTCGCGTGTCactatataatttttactaCTGGTGCAATTTATGGACTAGTATCAAACGTGAGCGAGTATGAATTATGGAAACGCCAATTTTGAATCTTTATTGTGGGCAAACAAGGTGGATCCAACTTACAAATTCAACAATTTGAATCTCATTGCAGccacaaaatattgagttttgagGATGATTACAACATGAGTGTAAACTATCGAATCTGTGAGTTAGAAAAATCTACAACTTTTACAAATATGACATGTCTCTTGTGAAGATGTATATTTTGTATCAGTAGTACATGTGTGTGTCATGAAGATGAACTTGGTTGGACTTCGTCTTTTGTGATAATGTGTAAATGATATaacttcaaaagaaaaatacaaaggagttattctttaagaaaaaaagaaacaacaagtTGTTTAAGTTGTCTTTGTAAGAACTTCTGGAGCAAGTTTTGGTAATCATATACAACGAAGACGTGCATATACGAAGAAAAGTGTCTGCAAAATAAGAAAACCGAGAAATATTTGTTTAGTGCTTGTATGATCAAGCTTTTGGAGTTGGTGTTGTGCTTTGGGTATTGAAATACTTGCTGACAGACTTCCGAGTATGAAGATTGAAGTCTAGGCTCTAAGGGGAGTTAACTTAGGATAGGGATTATCCTAAAGAGTTCTTGTAATAGAAAAATACGGTATTTCAGGAGGGTTGAGTGCCTGATTTATGCGTTAGCGAATTTGTTATATTTGCTTTCTTGTTCTAGTGAATTCGAAAAGAGAAAAACTTGTATcttgtttatttttgtataattgtattttaatctGACTTCACTGCACTTACAATTGGTATAAGAGGGGGTCACCTAAGTTACCGGTGAGATCAAGAAGAGTGAGGACATAAACTGATTCAAAAATGACATAGTTTTTTATGGAGGCATATCATGAGAGAACGTCTATGACAAGACCACCCGTCTTGATTCATCCAATTATGGATATAGGAAGGTACTTATGTAAGCCTT contains these protein-coding regions:
- the LOC106376923 gene encoding beta-glucosidase 19 precursor (The RefSeq protein has 9 substitutions, 1 frameshift compared to this genomic sequence), giving the protein MKFPLLGLLLLVTLVGSPTRAEEGPVCPKTETLSRASFPEGFMFGTATASYQVEGAVNEGCRGPSLWDIYTKKFPHRVKNHNADVAVDFYHRFREDIKLMKKLNTDALRLSIAWPRIFPHGRMEKGNSKEGVQFYHDLIDELLKNDLTPLVTIFHWDMPADLEDEYGGFLSERVVPDFVEYANFTFHEYGDKVKNWITFNEPWVFSRSAYDVGKKAPGRCSPYIKDFGHLCQDGRSGFEAYVVSHNLLVSHAEAVDAFRKCEKCKGDKIGIAHSPAWFEPEDVEGGQRTVDRVLDFIMGWHLDPTTYGDYPQSMKDAVGARLPKFTKAQKAKLKGSADFVGINYYSSFYAKASEKPDYRQPSWATDSLVEFEPKTVDGSVKIGSQPSTAKMAVYAAGLRKLVKYIKDRYGNPEIIITENGYGEDLGEKDTDHSVALNDHNRKYYHQRHLLSLHQAICEDKVNVTSYFVWSLMDNFEWLDGYTARFGLYYIDFQNNLTRMEKESATCSLNSSNRA
- the LOC106376923 gene encoding beta-glucosidase 19 isoform X1, with amino-acid sequence MKFPLLGLLLLVTLVGSPTRAEEGPVCPKTETLSRASFPEGFMFGTATASYQVEGAVNESCRGPSLWDIYTKKFPHRVKNHNADVAVDFYHRFREDIKLMKKLNTDAFRLSIAWPRIFPHGRMEKGISKEGVQFYHDLIDELLKNDLTPLVTIFHWDMPADLEDEYGGFLSERVVPDFVEYANFTFHEYGDKVKNWITFNEPWVFSRSGYDVGKKAPGRCSPYIKDFGHLCQDGRSGFEAYVVSHNLLVSHAEAVDAFRKCEKCKGGKIGIAHSPAWFEPEDVEGGQRTVDRVLDFIMGWHLDPTTYGDYPQSMKDAVGARLPKFTKAQKAKLKGSADFVGINYYSSFYAKASEKPDYRQPSWATDSLVEFEPKTVDGSVKIGSQPSTAKMAVYAAGLRKLVKYIKDRYGNPEIIITENGYGEDLGEKDTDHSVALNDHNRKYYHQRHLLALHQAICEDKVNVTSYFVWSLMDNFEWQDGYTARFGLYYIDFQNNLTRMEKESAKWFSEFLKPGLKQKSSKSTFSEEL